A segment of the Mycobacterium intracellulare ATCC 13950 genome:
GTCGCTCCCGGGGGGTCAGCCGGGACTCCGTCTTCGCGCTCATCTGCCGCCCTTCTGTTCCGCTGGTGACGCCTGTCGTGAGGCCGGCGCGCCGGGCCGGCCCGATACTGAACAGACTGCCAGCATAGGGACGTCGGCGGCGCGGGTGCGCGTTCGCGGGGTTTCGTCGGCGGGTCGGATGGGTGGCACCGCGTGCGGGCGCGCTCATCCGTAGTGGCAGACTCTCATGCCGTGACTAACAGCCCCTTTCAGACTGCTACCGCCACGCTCCACACCAACCGCGGCGACATCAAGGTCGCCCTGTTCGGAAACCACGCGCCCAAGACCGTCGCCAACTTCGTCGGCCTGGCGCAGGGGACCAAGGAGTACTCGACCCAGAACGCATCGGGGGGCTCGTCCGGCCCGTTCTACGATGGCGCGGTCTTTCACCGGGTGATCCGGGGCTTCATGATCCAGGGCGGCGACCCGACCGGCACGGGCCGCGGTGGCCCGGGGTACAAGTTCGCCGACGAGTTCCACCCCGAACTGCAATTCGACAAGCCCTACCTGCTGGCGATGGCGAACGCGGGCCCGGGCACCAACGGCTCGCAGTTCTTCATCACCGTCGACAAGACGCCGCACCTGAACCGGCGCCACACGATCTTCGGCGAGGTGACCGACCCGGACTCCCAGCAGGTGGTCGACGCGATCGCCACGACGAGCACCGACGGCAATGACCGCCCCTCCGAGCCGGTCGTCATCGAGTCGATCACCATCTCGTAATCGACCCGCCCGCGCGGGGCGTTCAGGGCTGCGAACGGCCCGCGTAGCCGGCTGCGGTGAGCGCGTCCAGCACGTCCAGCGGGTCGGTCCCAAGGTCCCAGCGGGAGAACAGCACCAG
Coding sequences within it:
- a CDS encoding peptidylprolyl isomerase, whose translation is MADSHAVTNSPFQTATATLHTNRGDIKVALFGNHAPKTVANFVGLAQGTKEYSTQNASGGSSGPFYDGAVFHRVIRGFMIQGGDPTGTGRGGPGYKFADEFHPELQFDKPYLLAMANAGPGTNGSQFFITVDKTPHLNRRHTIFGEVTDPDSQQVVDAIATTSTDGNDRPSEPVVIESITIS